The Pseudodesulfovibrio sediminis genome includes the window CCGCAAAGGTCGAGAAAGAGACATTCGCTGCTGTGGTGCCGCTGTTGCAGCCGCGCGCCAAGTCTGTCATCGACATGCTTGAACAGGCGCGTCCGTTCATCGCGGATGCCGCAGCGTTGCCGTATGACGAGAAAGCGGTGGCCAAGTTCCTGACCGAGGAGACCAAGGCATATCTTGAAGAAATCGCCGGGCGTATTGAAGCGCTGGATGAATATACCGAACAGACCCTTGAAGACCTGCATCGTCAGTTCCTTGAGGACAAGGACATCAAGTTCAAGGTGATTGCGCAACCCATTCGTGTGGCGATCATGGGCAAGACCCAGTCCCCCGGGTTGTTTGAGACCATGCTGGTGTTGGGGAAAGAGCAGACGCTTGCCCGCATGAAACGGGCATTGACTTTGTAGGTTTTCTCTGACGAGAGTTGTATTGTGAATAGGTAAAAAGCCGCTCATTTGAGCGGCTTTTTTTTGTGTAATGGGCACGCTCCTTCGGTGCGAGAGTCAGTTTTTGGGGCGTGTGCCCCAAAGGCCTTCCATGCCCTTCGCGGGCGGCGGTCTCTTTTTGAGGAGCAATAAGAGACGCAAAAAGTTCCTTGCCCTAGCGTATCCGCCCAAGGTTTGACGGCAAGCAGCTGATCAACTCGGGACGGCTCCATGCCGGAAAAAGTAGAGGACTTTCCTCTCCTTGCTCCGCCGGGTTGAGTTGATGCATTCGTACCGCCTGACTGGTGCCGCCGTCCCTTCGTTGTCAGCTTCTAGGCCTTGCAAACAGGGCTAGGCTAGGACGATTTGAGCAAACTACATTCGGCATCCAAGGCTACCCAATAGGTTGCCGACAACTTTAAATCTACGCTCCGCACACAAAAGGTGCATCTCCTTCAACGATGGGCAATTGGAAGCGCACCTTAGAGCCTGTCTCCGGCGACGCAGCGCAGCTCGACCGAGTTTGCGTCGCAGACATCCTGTCGGGCAGTGCAGTCGCCTACAGGCTTTTAGGGACTCTTCCTCGATCACACACAAGAAAGCGCTTTTTGCCTGCTTTTTGCCGCTTCGCAAAAAGCAGGTCGCCGTAAAGGCGAAACCTTTTGAATAAATTTGGATTGAACCAACATCGTGTAGCGCGCAAACCATTAAGATTAAAAGGCACGCTCCTTCGGTGCGAGAGCCAGTTATTGGGGCGTGCAAACAGGGCTAGGTCAGGGCGGCTTGAGCAGAGTGCATTCGGCATCCAAGGCTCCCCAGTAAATTACCGGTAATCAAAAAAACGCCTCATTCATCAAAAGAACATTTCCTTCAATGATGGGCAATCGGAGGCGAAACTTGATACAAAAAAACCGCCTACCCTCGAAAGGATAGGCGGTTAACAATACATGTCTGTAAAGACTAGAAGCTGTAGCCGAGAGCCTCACGCATTTCAGCGGGGATCATGGCGTCTTCGCCAGGCTCAAGCGCCTTCCACGGTGCACCGGCTTCCTTGCGGGATGCCTTGACCTCTTCGAGATCGAAACCGTAGCGGGGCACTTCAAACTGCTGGCCGGCGTAGATCAGATCAGGGTTCTTGATCTGGTCGCGGTTGGCCTTGTAGATCAGGGGCCACATGAAAGGATCGTTGTATACGTGCTTGTATTCGGAGATCCACCAGAGGCATTCGCCCTTTGTTACGGTGTGGGTTGTGGGCAGAGCATCGTACTCGGCCTTGTAGATTGCCATTGGGTCCGGAGCGGTTTGTTCCGCAGGCTCAGGGGTGATGACTTCTACCTCTTCGACCACAACCACTTCGGGTTCGGTCTGGACTTTCTTGGAGCAACCCCAAGCAAATACGACGCACAGAGCAATCGCGAGTAAAATCAGTTTTTTCATTGAATGCCTCCTGAAAATAAATCTCAAAAAAATGTCGGTGTAAACCGGTTCATCGCTGTGTACTTTTCAAATGATTATCAATTATTTTCTTTTCTTGCAACACTATTTTGCTTTCTGGGTTCTCCTTCAATGCCAGCTCAAGAGCCTGTGCCGCTTCTTCTATCCAGCCGCCTTTTTTCAGGCTTTGACTGGCAAGGAAGAACATGCGCTCCGGTTCATCCCCGTATATGGCCTGGACCAGCCCGGGGTATTCATCCATAAATACCGAGCGAACCAGCGCATTCTGGGAGAAAATATAGCGCGCCAGCAGGACGTTATCGCTGTAGCGGCGCAGATAATACGGGAGAAGCTGACGGCACTGGGCGATGATAAACCGGATGCGGTCGATCTCACGGCGCATGGATTCTTCGGTCTGGTTCAGGATCTGGAACAGCTGTTCGGTGATGTCCTTTTCAGATTCGCTCAGCTCGCCTTCGTGCAATTTGTGGAACCATGGCGCATAGTTCTGCTTCTGATAGGCATCTTCCTTGAGTTTGATGGTCTCGTGAAAAATGTAGCCGAGCGCCCAATCCAGAAATTTGCCGCCAAGCTGGGAGTGGGGATCATTGCGAAAGACATGGTGGGCCGTGTCCTTCATGCGCCACAGCAGTCCCTTGTTCATTTCCAGCCCGACCAGATCGGCCACCGCATCGAAGTTGATGGTCCCGTCATCGTCGAAACGGGTGAACTGATCTTCCAACTGTTCACAGGCCTGACAGAAAAACTTGAAGAGATCCCGTACGAATTCAGGGTGTTTTGCCTGTATCCACGCTTTTGACATTGAAACTGCCTCCGTGGCTATTTGGGGAAAATGACATCCACGCGAGCACCGCCTTCCTCTCCGTTGCTCAGGTGCATTTCAATGCCATGCGATTCGAAAATGGTGCTGACCAGGGCCAGCCCGAGGCCTGTGCCGGAGTCCTTGGTGGTGAAGAAGGGATCGCGGACCTGATCGAGGTGCTCAGGTGAAAAGCCGGGGCCGGTATCATGCAGGGTGATATGCAGTCCTTCTTCTCCCCGTGCGGCGCGAATGTGTAACTCTCCCTTGCCGTTCATGGCCTGGAGCGCATTGGCCACCAGGTTGTAAAAGGCGCGGTACAGGAGATCCTTGTCGCCGAGGACGGTCATGTTCTCCGTCAGTTCGGTATCAACGGTCACCCCGAGCTTTTCGCATTCCGGTTCCATGAAAACCGTGACCTGCTCCAGAATACGCGCCACATCCACTTCTCTCATGGCGGGTTTCTTGGGGCGGGCGTAATCAAGGAATTCGCTCACCGTACGGGATAGCCGCTTGGCTTCTTCGTGGAGCGCTTCGAGGATGCGGGTGTGTGAGCTTTCTTCCTTTCGGGCCTTTTTCAGGATCAGCTCCGAACTGGAACAGATGATGCCGAGCGGGTTGCGGATTTCGTGGGCCACGCCAGCGACCATGCGGCCCATGCCTGCCAGCTTTTCCTGTTGCTGCAACTCGAAGATGAGTTTTTCCGTTTCCCTGAGCTGGCGGTTGGAGAGCCGCTCTGCCCGGCGCAGGACGGTCAGTACCAGGAAGAACAGGACCAGCGAGGTGATCAGGGAAAAGGCGATGATCAGCCGTTCGAAGTTGATCATGGCAAGGTAATCGTCACTGATATCCTGCTGAAATTCCAGTATCCCCATGATGGGGTTCTCGGACATGTTGGTCAGGCTCCGTTCCGCCCTCAGAGGGGAATAGGCCCGAAGCATCATGGAGCCGGGCTCCAGGGTGATGCGGAACATGGAAGCTATTTTGGATGTGTTGGCCAGGATCTCCGCGCTGAAATCCTTTGTTTCCCAGGTCTTGGTGACCATGTATTCAGCCGTGCCCTTTTTGCCTACCTCGTCCTTGTCCAGCGAATAGGTGATGTTGCCATCGGCGTCGTAGATGCGCAGGGTGGTCACATGAAAACTGTGGACCGTGGACTGGATGACCTGATCCATGACCGCAGCCTGTTCCTTATTTCTGAGTCGGATGGCACCATATTTCACCACCGTGGGGATGACGAACCGGGTGAAGAGTTGGTGGCTGACGTTTTCTGCCAGAAGCAGAGCAAACTCTTCCTGTTTTTCAAGAAGGGTCTGCTCTGCATATTTTGATATGAACAGCGACAGCAGCAGGCTGAAGCTCAGGATGATAACCAGCAACGTCCAGGATATGACCTTGACGAACTGAAGTGGTTTTGTGCTGTCGAGTACGCTTTTCTGCAACGGATTAGAACTCCCGCAAATCTCTGTCTGCCGTAAGGAAATCGTTCAGGTCCTGTTTTTCTTCGTCCAGGCCGTCCGCATTCATGCGGGCCTTTGCCAGTCGTTTGCCAAGTTCCACGGCGGGCTGATCCAACGGGTTGATACCCATGAGCCAACCGGTCAGGATGGTGGCCGCACCCAGCAGGGCGATCAACTTGCCAGCCTGTTTCGGGCTGTCCGAGCCCATTTCCAGCTCAACCAGCGGCACGCCGCTTTGGGACAATGCCATGCGGTTGCCGAGTCCTTCAGCCTGAATCAGCTCGCCGACGTCTCTGCCACGGACATAACTGAACTGGTCGGGCAGGTCGACAGGGAATTTCGGTCCGGCGGGCAGATTCGGGCAACTCAGATACAGGCAGGCCTTGTTGCGCACGCCATCCATGAACATCTGGTTCACGGAGTGTTGGTCGGTGACGCCGATGGCCGGCAGCGGCTGACTCCCTTTGCCTTCCTTGCCGAGCGACTCGGCCCAGAGCTGGGCGAACCAGTCGCCGAAACTGGCCCACAAGGGGATATAGGCGAAAAAGATCATCTCATCAAATCCCTTGTCCATGAGCGCGGCAGCCCAGACGGCGAGCTGGAAGGAGCTGTGTTTTGCCAGTTCCTTGCCGGTCAGCTCCTGCGAAGCCAGTATTGAGGACACCTCGGTGGCTCCGGCGATGAGTGCGTCAATGTCCATGCCCAGGAAAAGTGCGGGGATGAGCCCGACGGCGGAGAGTACGGAATACCGGCCGCCGAGATTGTCGGGTACGGGCAGGGCGCGTATGCCGTAGGTCTTTACCTCGCCGCGCAGGAAGCCTTGCTCCTGATCGGTCACCAGCAGCATATTCTGGTGCCAGGTGTCGCCCAGTTTTTCCTGCATCCACTCCTTGAGGATGAAGTATTGCCCCACGGTTTCAATGGTGCCGCCTGATTTTGAGACGGTGACCACCACGGTTTTCTCGGCGGGCAGTCTGGCGAGGTAGGCTTCAAGGGCATAGGCGTCCACGTTGTCGGCAATCCAGAGGAAGGGACCTTTGTGTCCGGGTTGATTCTGCTGGGGAAAGAACGCCTCCTGAAGCGCCCGCGCGCCAAGGGCTGAACCGCCGATGCCCAGAAGGAGCATGTGGTCAAAGCCCTTGAGATACTCTTTGAGTCCTTCCAGTTCGTCCTTCAGGGTATTTGCATAGGGCATGGTCAGGAAAGGGAGCTTGCCCGCTCCGGTTTCCTCGCGCAGTCGTGCGGCCATTTCATCGGCCTTGGCTTCATGCGTAGCCATGTCCAGCGTGTCGAGATTCGCATTGGTCCAATCAAGAATATCTGCCATGTCGTCCTCCTGACATCTTCCGTTGAGCGGAAAGTTACATTGCAGCGCCGGTCAGGTGCCGCAGGTCTGTATACCTGTCATTCTTACTGTGAAACACAGGATCAGGGATGATACCATGATTCTTTGAAAAAGAAAGTTGCTGAATCGATACATTGAATAAAAGCGGTCCGAAGGCTTGCCCTCCGTAAAGGGCCGCGCCCTGTGATCAAAGGCTGCAGAGTCCTGTTGTACCCCATGAACTCCTATTGTTTTCCGAACAGTATTTGTTGCAGATCCGTCAATGTCGGGCATGCCTTGGCATGACAGATGGGGTGGTGCCCCAGCCGTCCGGCCTGTTTGAGGCGCACATCATGGGCAGCCACCGGGCGCACCTGTCCGTTCAGGTCTATCTCGCCCCAGAAAACCGATGATTCCGGCAGCGGCTGGTCGTAGAATGATGACATGATGGCAGCCACTACGGCCAGGTCGAGGCCGGGGTCCTTGGAGGCCAGCCCTCCCGAAATCTTGGCATAAATATCATATCCGCTGAGATTGAGCCGCAGCCGTTTTTCCAGCACGGCCAGCAGCAGGTTCAACCGGTTGGTGTCGAAGCCCAGAGCTGTTCGTCTTGGGATGGACAAATATGATTTGGAAACAAGCGCCTGCACTTCCACGGCAAAAGGACGTTGCCCGTCCACGGCCAGAGCCATGGCCGTTCCGGACAGAGTGGCGTCGCGTGCTCCCAGAAAGAAGGTGGCCGGATCTTCCACGACCTCAAGCCCCTGCTGTTTCATGGTAAAGACCACCAGCTCATCGCTGGGGCCGAAGCGGTTCTTGAGCACACGCAGGATGCGGGAGAAATGTTTGCGGTCGCCCTCCAGATAGAGGACCGTGTCAACCATGTGTTCCAGCAGCTTGGGCCCGGCGATCTGGCCGTCTTTGGTCACATGCCCGACCAGAATAAGCGTGGTGCCCGTCTTTTTGGTCTTTTCCACCAGCTCGGCGGACACGGCGCGCACCTGGCTCACGGAGCCGGGGATGCCTTCTGCCATGGGAGAGGCGATGGTCTGGACCGAGTCCACGATGAGCAGCTCCGGCGGGTTGGGGGAGTCGAGCACGGCCAGGGCGTCTTCGACCTTGTTGGACGCCAGGGCCAGCAGGCCGGGACCGAGCAGCTCCAGCCGTTCGGCTCGCGCCTTGAGTTGGGGCAGGGATTCTTCACCCGAAAGATAGACGGCTGTACACCCGATCCGAGCCTGGCTGGCAGCCAGTTGCAGCAGCAGCGTGGACTTGCCGATGCCCGGTTCACCACCGAGCAGAATGGCTGCGCCCGGCACCAGCCCGGAGCCGAGCAGTTCATCCAGAGACGCCATGCCCGAAGTGCGGGAGACATGCTCATCGCTTTTCAAGTCCTCTAGAGGGCGGGGCGTATCAGAAGAAGCTGCCGCTCCAACAGGGGCCGTGGTTTTCTTGTTTACGGTGATGGCCTCAAGGGTGTTCCACTCCTTGCATGCGGGGCATTGCCCCTGCCAGCGAGGGGACTGTGCGCCGCATTGCGTGCAGCGATAGATGTCTTTTGTCTTCATGTTTTCCGGTGTGTGAATTAATTAAAAAGTAGTTATTCCAATTGGTAGTGAGTGTGTACTGTCAATCATGCTTCGAGTTGTCCGTCCATTCTCAACAGACTGAGTATCCCTTGTTTACTCAATAAAAGTCCAGGTTTTAAAATGTGTGGCAGACAATATAAATATTGACTGGTGAATGCGCGGGCAGTAGTTCGATGTACACGAGAAATCCATGTCCATTGTTAAAAAAAGTTTCCTTGCAGGCATTCGGGATGCCAGTCCAATTCTGCTTGGACTTGCCCCTTTCGGCTTTATCTGTGGCGCGTACTGCGTAAGTACCGGGATGCCCCATTGGGCGGCCATCAATTTTTCATTGATGATCTATGCCGGAGCCAGTCAGCTGGTGGCCAATCAGCTCATGGCAGAGGGTGCCTCCACAGTCGTGGTCATCATGACAGGGTTGATCATCAACCTTCGTCTGTTCATGTATTCAGCATCGCTGGCTCCCCATGTCAAGGATGTGCATCCTGTACGCAAGGGTATCCTTGCGTACTTTTTGGCAGATCAGGCGTATGCCGTGTCCATTGCCCGGTTCAACCAGCCTGATGCGGACACCATAAGCAAACCCATGTATTTCATGGGGACCGCTCTGTTTTTATGGACCTGCTTTTTTTCCTCGTCAGTGTGCGGTGTGTACCTGGGCGCACTTATTCCTCCGGAATGGGATCTCGGTTT containing:
- a CDS encoding AzlC family ABC transporter permease, giving the protein MSIVKKSFLAGIRDASPILLGLAPFGFICGAYCVSTGMPHWAAINFSLMIYAGASQLVANQLMAEGASTVVVIMTGLIINLRLFMYSASLAPHVKDVHPVRKGILAYFLADQAYAVSIARFNQPDADTISKPMYFMGTALFLWTCFFSSSVCGVYLGALIPPEWDLGFAIPLTFTAVAIPAIKDRPAGIAAVSAAVVAVGANQLPYNLGLIVGAVTGIVVGYLAERRMHRG
- the radA gene encoding DNA repair protein RadA, whose translation is MKTKDIYRCTQCGAQSPRWQGQCPACKEWNTLEAITVNKKTTAPVGAAASSDTPRPLEDLKSDEHVSRTSGMASLDELLGSGLVPGAAILLGGEPGIGKSTLLLQLAASQARIGCTAVYLSGEESLPQLKARAERLELLGPGLLALASNKVEDALAVLDSPNPPELLIVDSVQTIASPMAEGIPGSVSQVRAVSAELVEKTKKTGTTLILVGHVTKDGQIAGPKLLEHMVDTVLYLEGDRKHFSRILRVLKNRFGPSDELVVFTMKQQGLEVVEDPATFFLGARDATLSGTAMALAVDGQRPFAVEVQALVSKSYLSIPRRTALGFDTNRLNLLLAVLEKRLRLNLSGYDIYAKISGGLASKDPGLDLAVVAAIMSSFYDQPLPESSVFWGEIDLNGQVRPVAAHDVRLKQAGRLGHHPICHAKACPTLTDLQQILFGKQ
- a CDS encoding LysM peptidoglycan-binding domain-containing protein — translated: MKKLILLAIALCVVFAWGCSKKVQTEPEVVVVEEVEVITPEPAEQTAPDPMAIYKAEYDALPTTHTVTKGECLWWISEYKHVYNDPFMWPLIYKANRDQIKNPDLIYAGQQFEVPRYGFDLEEVKASRKEAGAPWKALEPGEDAMIPAEMREALGYSF
- a CDS encoding glucose-6-phosphate isomerase, with the translated sequence MADILDWTNANLDTLDMATHEAKADEMAARLREETGAGKLPFLTMPYANTLKDELEGLKEYLKGFDHMLLLGIGGSALGARALQEAFFPQQNQPGHKGPFLWIADNVDAYALEAYLARLPAEKTVVVTVSKSGGTIETVGQYFILKEWMQEKLGDTWHQNMLLVTDQEQGFLRGEVKTYGIRALPVPDNLGGRYSVLSAVGLIPALFLGMDIDALIAGATEVSSILASQELTGKELAKHSSFQLAVWAAALMDKGFDEMIFFAYIPLWASFGDWFAQLWAESLGKEGKGSQPLPAIGVTDQHSVNQMFMDGVRNKACLYLSCPNLPAGPKFPVDLPDQFSYVRGRDVGELIQAEGLGNRMALSQSGVPLVELEMGSDSPKQAGKLIALLGAATILTGWLMGINPLDQPAVELGKRLAKARMNADGLDEEKQDLNDFLTADRDLREF
- a CDS encoding sensor histidine kinase: MQKSVLDSTKPLQFVKVISWTLLVIILSFSLLLSLFISKYAEQTLLEKQEEFALLLAENVSHQLFTRFVIPTVVKYGAIRLRNKEQAAVMDQVIQSTVHSFHVTTLRIYDADGNITYSLDKDEVGKKGTAEYMVTKTWETKDFSAEILANTSKIASMFRITLEPGSMMLRAYSPLRAERSLTNMSENPIMGILEFQQDISDDYLAMINFERLIIAFSLITSLVLFFLVLTVLRRAERLSNRQLRETEKLIFELQQQEKLAGMGRMVAGVAHEIRNPLGIICSSSELILKKARKEESSHTRILEALHEEAKRLSRTVSEFLDYARPKKPAMREVDVARILEQVTVFMEPECEKLGVTVDTELTENMTVLGDKDLLYRAFYNLVANALQAMNGKGELHIRAARGEEGLHITLHDTGPGFSPEHLDQVRDPFFTTKDSGTGLGLALVSTIFESHGIEMHLSNGEEGGARVDVIFPK